Proteins co-encoded in one Pseudomonas beijingensis genomic window:
- a CDS encoding polynucleotide adenylyltransferase PcnB has product MLKKLFQSFRSPLRRTQHIRSTPEVLNSGQHSLQKAQFSRYAVNIVERLQNAGYQAYLVGGCVRDMLLNITPKDFDVATSATPEQIRAEFRNARIIGRRFKLVHIHFGREIIEVATFRANHPQNDEEEDSNQSSRNESGRILRDNVYGTLEEDAQRRDFTINALYYDPVSERILDYANGVHDIRNRLIRLIGDPKQRYQEDPVRMLRAVRFAAKLDFGIEKHSALPIRELAPMLREIPSARLFEEVLKLFLSGNAADTFEMLVDLQLFDPLFPASAEALEHNPTYTHTLISEALINTDLRIKQNKPVTPAFLFAALLWPALPARVLRLQDRGMPPIPAMQEAAHELIAEQCQRIAIPKRFTMPIREIWDMQERLPRRSGKRADLLLDNPRFRAGYDFLLLRESAGEQTDGLGEWWTDYQDANDSERRDMIRELSGKDDGASGPRKRRRSSGAKRKRAGVPSASGE; this is encoded by the coding sequence ATGCTGAAGAAGCTGTTCCAGTCATTCCGTTCTCCCTTGCGTCGTACGCAACACATTCGCAGCACGCCTGAAGTGCTCAACAGCGGCCAGCATTCGCTGCAAAAGGCCCAGTTCAGCCGTTATGCGGTGAACATCGTCGAACGTTTGCAGAACGCCGGCTACCAGGCTTACCTGGTCGGCGGTTGCGTGCGCGACATGCTGCTCAACATCACGCCCAAGGATTTCGACGTCGCCACCAGCGCCACGCCGGAACAGATACGGGCCGAGTTTCGCAATGCACGGATCATTGGCCGGCGCTTCAAGCTGGTCCATATCCACTTCGGCCGCGAAATCATCGAAGTGGCGACCTTTCGCGCCAACCACCCGCAAAACGATGAAGAGGAAGACAGCAACCAGTCTTCCCGCAATGAGAGCGGGCGCATCCTGCGCGATAACGTCTACGGCACACTGGAAGAAGACGCGCAGCGCCGCGACTTCACCATCAACGCCCTGTATTACGATCCGGTCAGCGAGCGCATCCTCGATTACGCCAACGGCGTACACGACATTCGCAATCGCCTGATCCGTCTGATCGGTGATCCGAAGCAGCGCTACCAGGAAGACCCGGTGCGGATGCTGCGGGCCGTGCGTTTCGCCGCCAAGCTGGATTTCGGCATCGAAAAACACAGCGCCCTGCCGATTCGCGAACTGGCACCGATGCTGCGGGAAATTCCTTCGGCGCGCCTGTTCGAGGAAGTGCTCAAGCTGTTCCTGTCAGGCAACGCGGCCGATACCTTCGAAATGCTGGTGGACCTGCAGCTGTTCGATCCGCTGTTCCCCGCCAGCGCCGAGGCCCTGGAGCACAATCCGACCTATACCCACACCTTGATCAGCGAAGCACTGATCAACACCGACCTGCGCATCAAGCAGAACAAGCCAGTGACGCCGGCGTTCCTGTTCGCCGCCTTGCTCTGGCCTGCCCTGCCGGCCCGGGTGCTGCGCCTGCAAGACCGTGGCATGCCACCGATCCCGGCGATGCAGGAAGCCGCCCACGAGTTGATCGCCGAACAGTGCCAGCGCATCGCTATTCCAAAACGCTTCACGATGCCGATCCGCGAGATCTGGGACATGCAGGAGCGCCTGCCACGGCGCAGCGGCAAACGTGCCGACCTGCTGCTGGACAACCCGCGTTTCCGCGCAGGCTACGACTTCCTGCTGCTGCGTGAAAGCGCAGGCGAGCAGACCGATGGCCTGGGCGAATGGTGGACCGATTACCAGGACGCCAACGACAGCGAGCGCCGCGACATGATTCGTGAACTCAGCGGCAAGGATGACGGCGCCAGTGGCCCGCGCAAGCGCCGCCGCAGCAGCGGTGCCAAGCGCAAACGTGCCGGCGTACCGAGCGCATCGGGCGAGTAA
- the folK gene encoding 2-amino-4-hydroxy-6-hydroxymethyldihydropteridine diphosphokinase — protein sequence MERIYIGMGSNLAEPAEQLRSAVQALAQLPDTQLVGVSAFYQSDSLLPGQPRYTNAVAALDSHLAPLDLLDALQAIETGQGRERLERWGPRTLDLDILLFGERLIDEPRLKVPHYHMQARAFVLYPLAELAPADLRLADGRLLKDLLAACPFVGLERLPPN from the coding sequence ATGGAACGCATCTACATCGGCATGGGCAGCAACCTGGCCGAACCCGCCGAACAATTGCGCAGTGCCGTCCAGGCGCTGGCGCAATTGCCCGACACCCAACTGGTGGGGGTCTCGGCGTTTTATCAAAGCGATTCCCTGCTACCCGGCCAGCCGCGCTACACCAACGCGGTGGCGGCGCTGGACAGCCACCTGGCACCGCTTGACTTGCTCGATGCGCTGCAAGCCATCGAAACCGGACAGGGTCGCGAACGCCTCGAACGCTGGGGCCCACGCACCCTGGACCTGGATATCCTGCTGTTTGGCGAGCGCCTGATCGACGAGCCTCGCCTCAAGGTCCCCCACTACCACATGCAGGCCCGGGCCTTTGTCCTGTACCCGCTGGCCGAATTGGCCCCCGCCGACTTGCGCCTGGCCGATGGGCGCCTGCTCAAGGATCTCCTTGCGGCGTGCCCATTCGTTGGTCTGGAACGCTTGCCACCGAACTGA
- the panB gene encoding 3-methyl-2-oxobutanoate hydroxymethyltransferase yields MPAITLTTLQGLKQKGEKITMLTCYDATFAHACNEAGVEVLLVGDSLGMVLQGHDSTLPVTTAEMAYHVAAVKRGNTDALILADLPFMAYATLEQTMTNSAMLMQAGAHMVKVEGALWLADSIRLLAERGIPVCAHLGLTPQAVNILGGYKVQGRNENQARQMRADAIALEQAGAAMLLLECVPSELAEEITQAVKIPVIGIGAGNATDGQVLVLHDMLGLSITGRVPKFVKNFMVGQTSIQGALSAYVAEVKAATFPGAEHGFSA; encoded by the coding sequence ATGCCAGCTATTACCCTGACCACGCTGCAAGGTCTCAAGCAAAAAGGTGAAAAAATCACCATGCTGACCTGCTATGACGCAACCTTCGCCCATGCCTGCAATGAGGCCGGTGTCGAAGTGCTGCTGGTGGGCGATTCCCTCGGCATGGTGCTGCAAGGTCACGACAGCACACTGCCGGTGACCACCGCCGAGATGGCCTACCATGTGGCCGCCGTCAAACGCGGTAACACCGATGCGTTGATCCTCGCCGACCTGCCGTTCATGGCCTACGCCACCCTCGAACAAACCATGACCAACAGCGCCATGCTGATGCAGGCCGGTGCCCACATGGTCAAGGTCGAAGGCGCGTTGTGGCTGGCCGACTCGATTCGGCTGCTGGCCGAGCGGGGTATCCCAGTGTGCGCGCACCTGGGCCTGACCCCCCAAGCGGTGAATATCCTCGGCGGCTACAAGGTCCAGGGCCGCAATGAAAACCAGGCGCGGCAGATGCGCGCCGATGCGATTGCGCTGGAGCAGGCGGGTGCGGCGATGTTGCTGCTCGAATGCGTGCCCAGCGAACTGGCGGAAGAAATCACCCAGGCGGTGAAGATCCCGGTGATCGGGATCGGCGCCGGCAACGCCACCGATGGCCAGGTGCTGGTGCTGCACGACATGCTCGGGCTGTCGATCACCGGTCGCGTGCCCAAGTTCGTGAAGAACTTCATGGTCGGGCAAACCTCCATCCAGGGCGCCCTGAGTGCCTACGTCGCGGAAGTCAAGGCGGCGACCTTCCCGGGCGCCGAACACGGGTTTTCCGCATGA
- a CDS encoding pyridoxal phosphate-dependent aminotransferase, protein MAQPYSARSRAIEPFHVMALLARANELQAAGHDVIHLEIGEPDFTTAEPIIQAGQAALAAGKTRYTAARGIPELREAISGFYRQRYGVDIDPRRIMITPGGSGALLLASALLVDPGKHWLLADPGYPCNRHFLRLVEGAAQLVPVGPDVRYQLTPDLVNRHWDQDSVGALVASPANPTGTILTRDELAGLSKAIKGHNGHLVVDEIYHGLTYGTDAASVLEVDDDAFVLNSFSKYFGMTGWRLGWLVAPSAAIGELEKLAQNLYISAPSMAQYAALACFEPATIEIFEQRRAEFALRRDFLLPALRELGFGIAVEPQGAFYLYADISAFGGDAFAFCQHFLETEHVAFTPGLDFGRHQASHHVRFAYTQSLPRLQEAVARIERGLRSWQG, encoded by the coding sequence ATGGCTCAGCCCTACAGTGCGCGCAGCCGCGCCATCGAACCTTTCCATGTGATGGCGCTGCTGGCCCGCGCCAACGAACTGCAAGCCGCCGGGCATGACGTCATCCACTTGGAGATAGGCGAGCCGGATTTCACCACCGCCGAGCCGATCATCCAGGCCGGCCAGGCGGCGCTGGCGGCGGGCAAGACCCGTTACACTGCGGCCCGTGGCATCCCCGAGCTGCGCGAGGCCATCTCAGGTTTCTACAGGCAGCGCTACGGGGTCGACATCGATCCTCGACGTATCATGATCACGCCGGGCGGCTCTGGCGCGTTGCTACTGGCCAGCGCCTTGCTGGTGGACCCGGGCAAGCATTGGCTGTTGGCCGACCCCGGCTATCCGTGCAACCGTCATTTCTTGCGTTTGGTCGAAGGCGCGGCGCAATTGGTGCCCGTGGGGCCGGATGTGCGCTACCAATTGACGCCAGACCTGGTGAATCGCCATTGGGACCAGGACAGCGTCGGTGCGTTGGTGGCCTCGCCGGCCAATCCGACCGGGACGATTCTCACCCGGGACGAGCTGGCAGGGTTGTCCAAGGCCATCAAGGGCCACAACGGCCATCTGGTGGTGGACGAGATCTATCATGGCCTGACCTACGGCACCGACGCCGCCAGCGTGCTGGAAGTCGACGACGACGCCTTTGTCCTCAATAGTTTTTCCAAGTATTTCGGCATGACCGGCTGGCGGCTTGGCTGGCTGGTGGCCCCGTCGGCAGCCATCGGCGAGCTGGAAAAGCTTGCGCAGAACCTCTACATCAGTGCGCCGAGCATGGCCCAGTATGCTGCCCTGGCCTGTTTCGAGCCCGCCACGATCGAAATCTTCGAGCAGCGGCGGGCCGAGTTCGCGCTGCGCCGCGACTTTCTGCTGCCGGCCTTGCGGGAGCTGGGCTTCGGTATCGCGGTGGAACCGCAGGGGGCGTTTTACCTCTATGCCGATATCAGCGCGTTCGGCGGCGATGCCTTTGCGTTCTGCCAGCACTTCCTGGAAACCGAACACGTGGCCTTCACGCCGGGTCTGGATTTCGGCCGCCATCAGGCCAGCCACCATGTGCGGTTCGCCTACACACAGAGCTTGCCGCGGTTACAGGAAGCGGTGGCGCGAATCGAACGTGGACTGCGGAGCTGGCAAGGCTGA
- a CDS encoding sigma-54-dependent transcriptional regulator, translating into MPHILIVEDETIIRSALRRLLERNQYQVSEAGSVQEAQERFSIPTFDLIVSDLRLPGAPGTELIKLGQGTPVLIMTSYASLRSAVDSMKMGAVDYIAKPFDHDEMLQAVARILRDRQAATSNPAEPVGKASASAKAGASNTNGEIGIIGSCPPMQDLYSKIRKVAPTDSNVLVQGESGTGKELVARALHNLSRRAKAPMISVNCAAIPESLIESELFGHEKGAFTGASAGRAGLVEAADGGTLFLDEIGELPLEAQARLLRVLQEGEIRRVGSVQSQKVDVRLIAATHRDLKSLAKIGQFREDLYYRLHVIALKLPALRERGADVNEIAQAFLARQSARVNRTDLKFAPDAEQAIRHYAWPGNVRELENAVERAVILCESPEISADLLGIDIELSDLDDEEFIGLAPQQGGAANNTSHEPTEDLSLEDYFQHFVLEHQDHMTETELARKLGVSRKCLWERRQRLGIPRRKTGATSES; encoded by the coding sequence ATGCCGCACATTTTGATCGTCGAAGACGAAACAATTATCCGCTCCGCCTTGCGCCGCCTGCTGGAACGCAACCAGTACCAGGTCAGCGAAGCCGGTTCAGTGCAGGAAGCACAAGAACGTTTCAGCATCCCCACGTTTGACCTGATCGTCAGTGACCTGCGCCTGCCGGGCGCACCGGGTACCGAGTTGATCAAGCTCGGCCAGGGCACGCCAGTGCTGATCATGACCAGCTACGCCAGCCTGCGCTCGGCGGTCGACTCCATGAAAATGGGTGCGGTGGACTACATCGCCAAACCGTTCGACCACGACGAGATGCTCCAGGCCGTAGCCCGCATCCTGCGCGACCGACAGGCGGCGACCAGCAACCCGGCGGAACCCGTTGGCAAGGCCAGCGCTTCTGCAAAAGCCGGTGCCAGCAACACTAACGGCGAAATTGGCATCATCGGTTCCTGCCCGCCCATGCAGGACCTGTACAGCAAGATTCGCAAAGTGGCGCCGACCGACTCCAATGTCCTGGTCCAGGGCGAGTCCGGCACCGGCAAGGAGCTGGTGGCCCGCGCCCTGCACAACCTGTCGCGCCGGGCCAAGGCACCGATGATCTCGGTGAACTGCGCGGCGATTCCGGAAAGCCTGATCGAGTCCGAACTGTTCGGTCACGAGAAAGGTGCGTTCACCGGCGCCAGCGCCGGGCGTGCCGGGCTGGTGGAAGCGGCGGACGGCGGCACGTTGTTCCTCGATGAAATCGGCGAGCTGCCACTGGAAGCCCAGGCGCGGTTGCTGCGGGTGCTCCAGGAAGGCGAAATCCGCCGGGTCGGCTCGGTGCAGTCGCAGAAGGTCGATGTCCGCCTGATCGCGGCCACCCACCGTGATCTCAAGAGCCTGGCGAAAATCGGCCAGTTCCGCGAAGACTTGTACTACCGCTTGCACGTGATCGCCTTGAAGCTTCCGGCCTTGCGCGAGCGTGGCGCGGACGTCAATGAAATCGCCCAGGCGTTTTTGGCCCGCCAGAGCGCGCGAGTCAACCGTACCGACCTCAAGTTCGCCCCGGATGCCGAACAAGCCATTCGTCATTACGCCTGGCCGGGTAACGTTCGGGAGCTGGAAAACGCGGTCGAGCGGGCAGTGATCCTGTGCGAGAGCCCGGAAATCTCTGCCGACCTGCTGGGCATCGACATTGAACTGAGTGATCTGGACGATGAAGAATTCATCGGCCTGGCCCCACAACAGGGCGGCGCTGCCAACAACACCAGCCACGAACCCACCGAAGACCTGTCCCTGGAAGACTACTTCCAGCATTTCGTCCTGGAACATCAGGACCACATGACCGAGACCGAACTGGCCCGCAAGCTGGGCGTCAGCCGCAAGTGCCTGTGGGAACGGCGCCAGCGCCTGGGGATCCCACGGCGCAAGACCGGGGCGACCAGCGAAAGCTGA
- a CDS encoding sensor histidine kinase: MPMSFSLTQMILISAAYLAVLFGVAWISERGMIPRAIIRHPLTYTLSLGVYASAWAFYGTVGLAYQYGYGFLSSYLGVSGAFLLAPVLLYPILKITRTYQLSSLADLFAFRFRSTWAGALTTIFMLVGVLPLLALQMQAVADSISILTREPVQHRVALSFCVLIILFTIFFGSRHIATREKHEGLVFAIAFESVIKLIAIGGVGLYALYGVFDGPQQLEVWLLQNQTALAALHTPLQEGPWRTLLLVFFASAIVMPHMYHMTFTENLNPRSLVSASWGLPLFLLLMSLAVPLILWAGLKLGASTNPEYFTLGIGIAANSKALALLAYVGGLSAASGLIIVTTLALSGMALNHLVLPLYQPPAEGNIYRWLKWTRRALIVAIIMAGYGFYLMLGDGQDLANLGIVAFVATLQFLPGVLSVLYWPTANRRGFIAGLLAGILVWLVAMLLPLMGNLQGFYIPLLNMIYVLDDTSWHMAAIASLAANVLMFTLISLFTNASSEEASAAEACAVDNVRRPQRRELHAASPQEFATQLAKPLGAKAAQKEVEQALRDLYLPFDERRPYALRRLRDRIEANLSGLMGPSVAQDMVETFLPYKAGGENYVTEDIHFIESRLEDYHSRLTGLAAELDALRRYHRQTLQELPMGVCSLAKDQEILMWNKAMEELTGIAAQRVVGSRLSTLGEPWKGLLQGFIDLPDEHLHKQHLALDGQTRWLNLHKAAIDEPLAPGNSGLVLLVEDLTDTQMLEDKLVHSERLASIGRLAAGVAHEIGNPITGIACLAQNLREEREDDGELTEISGQILEQTKRVSRIVQSLMSFAHAGGHQHNDEPVCLAEVAQDAIGLLALNRRNFEVQFFNLCDPDHWVDGDPQRLAQVLINLLSNARDASPAGSAVRVKSEAFEHTIDLIVEDEGSGIPQNIMDRLFEPFFTTKDPGEGTGLGLALVYSIVEEHYGQITIDSPADVQSQRGTRIRVTLPRHVEATSAVN, translated from the coding sequence ATGCCGATGAGCTTTAGCCTGACCCAGATGATCCTGATCAGCGCCGCCTACCTGGCGGTGCTGTTCGGCGTGGCCTGGATCAGCGAACGGGGCATGATCCCCCGGGCGATCATCCGTCACCCGCTGACCTACACCCTCTCACTGGGTGTCTACGCCAGCGCGTGGGCGTTCTATGGCACGGTCGGGCTGGCCTATCAGTACGGTTATGGTTTCCTCTCCAGTTACCTCGGTGTATCGGGCGCGTTCCTGCTGGCGCCAGTGTTGCTCTACCCGATCCTGAAAATCACCCGCACCTACCAACTTTCCTCCCTGGCCGACCTGTTCGCGTTTCGCTTTCGCAGCACCTGGGCCGGCGCCCTGACCACGATCTTCATGCTGGTCGGGGTGTTACCGTTGCTGGCCCTGCAAATGCAGGCCGTGGCCGACTCCATCAGCATCCTGACCCGCGAACCGGTGCAGCACCGGGTGGCGTTGAGTTTCTGCGTACTGATCATCCTGTTCACGATTTTCTTCGGTTCCCGGCACATCGCCACACGGGAGAAACACGAAGGCCTGGTGTTCGCGATCGCCTTCGAGTCGGTGATCAAGCTGATCGCCATCGGCGGCGTCGGTCTCTATGCCCTGTACGGCGTGTTCGACGGCCCGCAACAGCTGGAAGTGTGGCTGCTGCAGAACCAGACCGCCCTCGCCGCCCTGCACACGCCCTTGCAGGAAGGCCCGTGGCGCACGCTGTTGCTGGTGTTCTTCGCCTCGGCCATCGTGATGCCGCACATGTATCACATGACCTTTACCGAAAACCTCAACCCGCGCTCGCTGGTGAGCGCCAGTTGGGGCCTGCCGTTGTTCCTGCTGCTGATGAGCCTGGCGGTGCCGTTGATCTTGTGGGCCGGCTTGAAGCTGGGCGCCAGCACCAACCCGGAATACTTCACCCTGGGCATCGGCATCGCCGCCAACAGCAAGGCCCTGGCGTTGCTGGCCTACGTTGGCGGCCTCTCGGCGGCCAGCGGCTTGATTATCGTCACCACGCTGGCCTTGTCGGGCATGGCCCTCAACCACCTGGTGCTGCCGCTCTACCAGCCACCGGCCGAAGGCAACATCTATCGCTGGCTGAAATGGACTCGACGGGCGCTGATCGTCGCGATCATCATGGCCGGCTACGGTTTCTACCTGATGCTGGGCGACGGGCAGGACCTGGCCAACCTGGGCATCGTCGCCTTCGTCGCCACCTTGCAGTTCCTGCCCGGCGTGCTGTCGGTGCTGTATTGGCCGACCGCCAACCGCCGCGGCTTCATCGCCGGCCTGCTGGCGGGAATCCTGGTGTGGCTGGTGGCGATGCTGCTGCCGCTGATGGGTAACTTGCAGGGTTTCTATATTCCGCTGCTGAACATGATCTACGTGCTCGACGACACCAGTTGGCACATGGCGGCCATCGCCTCCCTGGCGGCGAACGTGCTGATGTTCACCCTGATCTCGCTGTTCACCAACGCCAGCAGCGAAGAAGCCAGCGCCGCCGAAGCCTGTGCGGTGGACAACGTTCGTCGCCCGCAGCGCCGCGAGCTGCACGCCGCCTCGCCCCAGGAGTTCGCCACGCAACTGGCCAAGCCCCTCGGCGCCAAGGCTGCGCAAAAGGAAGTCGAACAGGCCCTGCGCGATCTTTACCTGCCCTTCGATGAACGCCGCCCGTATGCCTTGCGGCGCCTGCGAGACCGGATCGAGGCCAACCTGTCCGGCCTGATGGGCCCCAGCGTGGCCCAGGACATGGTCGAGACGTTCCTGCCCTACAAGGCCGGTGGCGAGAACTATGTCACCGAAGACATCCACTTCATCGAAAGCCGCCTCGAGGATTACCACTCGCGCCTCACCGGCCTGGCTGCCGAACTGGACGCCTTGCGCCGTTACCACCGCCAGACCTTGCAGGAACTGCCGATGGGTGTGTGTTCCCTGGCCAAGGACCAGGAAATCCTGATGTGGAACAAGGCCATGGAAGAACTGACCGGGATCGCCGCCCAGCGCGTGGTCGGTTCACGCCTGAGCACCTTGGGCGAGCCATGGAAAGGCTTGCTGCAAGGCTTCATCGACCTGCCGGACGAGCACCTGCACAAACAGCACCTGGCCCTCGACGGCCAGACCCGGTGGCTGAACCTGCACAAGGCGGCGATCGACGAGCCGTTGGCACCCGGTAACAGCGGCTTGGTACTGCTGGTGGAAGACCTGACCGACACCCAGATGCTCGAAGACAAGCTGGTCCACTCCGAACGACTGGCAAGCATTGGCCGGTTGGCCGCCGGGGTGGCCCATGAAATCGGCAACCCGATCACCGGCATCGCCTGCCTGGCGCAGAACCTGCGCGAAGAGCGCGAGGACGACGGTGAGCTGACGGAAATCAGCGGTCAGATCCTCGAACAGACCAAACGCGTTTCGCGCATCGTCCAGTCGCTGATGAGCTTCGCCCATGCCGGCGGTCACCAGCACAATGACGAGCCCGTCTGCCTGGCCGAAGTGGCCCAGGATGCCATTGGTCTGCTGGCCCTCAACCGGCGCAATTTCGAGGTGCAATTCTTCAACCTGTGCGACCCGGACCATTGGGTCGATGGCGACCCCCAGCGGCTCGCCCAGGTATTGATCAACCTGCTCTCCAACGCGCGGGACGCCTCACCGGCCGGCAGCGCGGTGCGGGTCAAGAGCGAGGCTTTCGAACACACGATCGACCTGATCGTCGAAGACGAAGGCAGTGGTATCCCACAGAACATCATGGACCGATTGTTCGAACCCTTCTTCACCACCAAGGATCCTGGCGAAGGCACCGGTCTGGGCCTCGCACTGGTCTATTCCATCGTTGAAGAGCATTATGGACAAATCACCATCGACAGCCCGGCCGATGTTCAGAGCCAACGCGGCACCCGTATCCGGGTGACCTTGCCGCGTCATGTCGAAGCGACGTCCGCTGTGAACTGA
- the pgi gene encoding glucose-6-phosphate isomerase translates to MAYYRTPHDVTALPAWQALNDHRKAMQDFSMREAFNADPQRFTQFTLSSCGLFLDYSKNLINAQTRDLLVGLANEVDLKGAIKSLFEGEIVNASENRPALHTALRRPVGDKLLVNGVNVMPDVHKVLNQITDLVGRIHDGLWRGYTEKPITDVVNIGIGGSFLGPELVSEALLSYAQKGVRCHYLANIDGSEFHELTMKLRAETTLFIVSSKSFNTLETLKNAQAARAWYLAQGGSEAELYRHFIAVSSNNAAAVAFGIREENIFPMWDWVGGRYSLWSAIGLPIALAIGMSNFKELLSGAYSMDQHFQSAPFEQNMPVLLALLGVWYGNFWGAQSHAILPYDHYLRNITKHLQQLDMESNGKSVRQDGTPVSTDTGPVIWGGVGCNGQHAYHQLLHQGTQLIPADFIVPIVSFNPVSDHHQWLYANCLSQSQALMLGKTRAEAEAELRDKGASEEEVQKLASHKVIPGNRPSNTLVVERISPRRLGALVALYEHKVFVQSVVWGINAFDQWGVELGKELGKGVYNRLVGSEESPADDASTQGLINYFRGRHRG, encoded by the coding sequence ATGGCGTATTACCGAACCCCTCATGACGTGACCGCTCTGCCAGCCTGGCAAGCGCTGAATGACCACCGCAAAGCCATGCAGGATTTCAGCATGCGCGAAGCGTTCAATGCCGATCCGCAGCGTTTCACTCAATTCACCCTGTCGAGCTGCGGCCTGTTTCTCGACTACTCGAAAAACCTGATCAACGCCCAGACCCGCGACCTGCTGGTGGGCCTGGCCAACGAAGTCGACCTCAAGGGCGCGATCAAGTCGCTGTTCGAAGGCGAAATCGTCAACGCCTCGGAAAACCGCCCTGCCCTGCACACCGCCCTGCGTCGGCCGGTGGGCGACAAATTGCTGGTCAACGGCGTCAACGTGATGCCGGACGTGCACAAAGTGCTGAACCAGATCACTGACCTGGTCGGCCGCATTCACGACGGCCTGTGGCGCGGCTACACCGAGAAGCCGATCACCGACGTGGTGAACATCGGCATCGGTGGTTCTTTCCTCGGCCCGGAACTGGTGTCCGAAGCGCTGTTGTCCTACGCGCAAAAAGGTGTTCGCTGCCACTACCTGGCGAACATCGACGGCAGCGAGTTCCATGAACTGACCATGAAGCTGCGCGCCGAGACCACGCTGTTCATCGTCTCGTCGAAATCCTTCAACACCCTGGAAACCCTGAAGAACGCCCAGGCTGCCCGCGCCTGGTACCTGGCCCAGGGCGGTTCCGAAGCGGAGCTGTATCGCCACTTCATCGCCGTGTCGAGCAACAACGCCGCCGCCGTGGCCTTCGGTATCCGTGAAGAGAACATCTTCCCGATGTGGGACTGGGTCGGCGGGCGTTACTCGCTGTGGTCGGCCATCGGCCTGCCGATCGCCCTGGCCATCGGCATGTCGAACTTCAAGGAATTGCTCTCCGGCGCCTATTCCATGGACCAGCATTTCCAGAGCGCCCCGTTCGAGCAGAACATGCCGGTACTGCTGGCGCTGCTGGGCGTGTGGTACGGCAATTTCTGGGGCGCGCAGAGCCATGCGATCCTGCCGTACGACCACTACCTGCGCAACATCACCAAGCATTTGCAGCAGTTGGACATGGAATCCAACGGCAAGAGCGTGCGCCAGGACGGTACCCCAGTGTCGACCGACACGGGCCCAGTGATCTGGGGCGGCGTCGGCTGCAACGGTCAGCACGCCTACCACCAGTTGCTGCACCAGGGCACCCAGTTGATACCGGCCGACTTCATCGTGCCGATCGTCAGCTTCAACCCGGTTTCCGACCATCACCAGTGGCTGTACGCCAACTGCCTGTCCCAGAGCCAGGCACTGATGCTGGGCAAGACCCGCGCCGAGGCCGAAGCCGAGTTGCGGGACAAGGGCGCCAGCGAAGAAGAGGTGCAGAAACTGGCCTCCCACAAGGTGATTCCGGGCAACCGTCCGAGCAACACCCTCGTGGTCGAACGCATCAGCCCACGGCGCCTTGGCGCACTGGTGGCGCTGTATGAACACAAGGTGTTCGTGCAGAGCGTGGTCTGGGGCATCAACGCTTTCGACCAATGGGGCGTGGAGCTGGGCAAGGAACTGGGCAAGGGTGTCTACAACCGCCTGGTGGGCAGCGAAGAAAGCCCGGCCGATGACGCCTCGACCCAGGGCTTGATCAACTACTTCCGCGGGCGTCACCGCGGCTGA
- the panC gene encoding pantoate--beta-alanine ligase has protein sequence MNTVKTVRELRAAVARARGEGKRIAFVPTMGNLHSGHVALVTKAAQRADFVVASIFVNPLQFGAGEDLDKYPRTLAADQEKLLQAGCQLLFAPSVEEMYPDGMAGQTRVSVPQLSEGLCGASRPGHFEGVATVVSKLFNMVQPDLAVFGQKDFQQLAVIRALVHDLNMPIQIIGEPTVRAEDGLALSSRNGFLSPDQRAVAPVVYRVLSQIAEAIKQGQRDFPALIGAQLKQLEAAGLRPDYLEIRHAKTLRPALSEDRDLVILVAAFLGTTRLIDNLHLDLDTPA, from the coding sequence ATGAACACCGTCAAAACCGTACGCGAATTGCGGGCCGCCGTAGCCCGTGCCCGTGGCGAAGGCAAGCGCATCGCCTTCGTGCCGACCATGGGCAACCTGCACAGCGGTCATGTGGCGCTGGTGACCAAGGCCGCACAACGGGCCGACTTCGTGGTGGCGAGCATTTTCGTCAATCCGCTGCAATTCGGCGCTGGCGAAGACCTGGACAAATACCCCCGCACCCTCGCGGCCGACCAGGAAAAACTGCTCCAGGCCGGCTGCCAACTGCTGTTCGCCCCCAGCGTCGAAGAGATGTACCCCGACGGCATGGCCGGACAGACCCGGGTCAGCGTCCCGCAATTGTCCGAAGGCTTGTGCGGCGCCAGCCGTCCCGGGCATTTCGAGGGTGTGGCGACGGTGGTCAGCAAGCTGTTCAACATGGTCCAGCCTGACCTGGCGGTGTTTGGCCAGAAAGACTTCCAGCAACTGGCGGTGATCCGCGCCCTGGTCCATGACTTGAACATGCCGATCCAGATCATCGGCGAGCCGACCGTGCGCGCCGAGGATGGCTTGGCGCTGTCGTCGCGCAACGGCTTCCTCAGCCCGGATCAACGTGCCGTCGCGCCCGTGGTCTATCGCGTCCTGAGCCAGATCGCCGAGGCAATCAAGCAGGGCCAGCGGGATTTCCCCGCGCTGATCGGCGCGCAGCTCAAGCAACTCGAAGCCGCCGGCCTGCGTCCCGATTACCTGGAAATCCGTCACGCCAAGACCCTGCGCCCAGCGTTGAGCGAGGACCGCGACCTGGTGATTCTGGTGGCCGCCTTCCTCGGTACCACGCGCCTGATCGACAACCTGCATCTGGATCTCGACACCCCCGCCTGA